In the genome of Mycoplasma seminis, one region contains:
- a CDS encoding heat-inducible transcriptional repressor HrcA codes for MKTIKKLSDKYEPVLKYTVQAYVETGEPISSSYLLSKYAPLHPEINFSSAKMRYIMNDLEELGYLKKEAHTSGRIPTLEGLNYYAKFLSQQVTTKFEDKLESILANKNVQIDETVDQAAQIISDMTGLTMVTTQSDISDMQLKSIELVSLSETKATIVMVISTGEVFSKILDVENKDFRMNDVRIAIKIFKERLINSPLSEIPQRIELLRDVLAQSVKKYQELINSFVEEVFHNIGFRTKNRNNIYGKNNIILSPKIDRESLTKMIDLIENHSVWESIETELEENEKIKIMIDGTGTYMSKKIESGSKITEISVVGATTSDYDMMRSAIQILDKYLNKNKEKENE; via the coding sequence TTCTTCATATTTATTATCAAAATATGCTCCATTACACCCAGAAATTAATTTTTCAAGTGCAAAAATGAGATACATAATGAATGATTTAGAAGAATTAGGTTATCTTAAAAAAGAAGCTCACACTAGCGGAAGAATCCCTACTTTAGAAGGGTTAAATTATTATGCTAAGTTTCTTTCGCAACAAGTCACAACTAAATTTGAAGACAAACTTGAATCTATTTTAGCAAACAAAAATGTTCAAATAGATGAAACAGTAGATCAAGCAGCTCAAATTATTTCTGATATGACTGGACTTACAATGGTAACTACTCAAAGCGATATTAGTGATATGCAACTAAAAAGCATTGAACTAGTTTCATTATCTGAAACTAAAGCTACTATTGTAATGGTTATTTCTACTGGAGAGGTATTTTCAAAAATTTTAGATGTTGAAAATAAAGACTTTAGAATGAATGATGTTAGAATTGCAATCAAGATTTTTAAAGAAAGATTGATTAATTCTCCGTTAAGTGAAATTCCACAAAGAATTGAATTATTAAGAGATGTTTTGGCTCAATCCGTGAAAAAATATCAAGAATTAATTAATTCATTTGTTGAAGAAGTCTTCCATAATATTGGGTTTAGAACTAAAAATAGAAATAATATTTATGGAAAAAATAATATCATTCTAAGTCCTAAAATTGACCGTGAAAGCTTAACTAAAATGATTGATTTAATTGAAAATCATTCAGTGTGAGAAAGTATTGAAACTGAACTTGAAGAAAATGAAAAAATCAAAATTATGATTGATGGGACAGGAACATATATGTCGAAAAAAATTGAATCAGGAAGCAAAATTACTGAGATTTCAGTAGTTGGTGCAACTACATCTGATTATGACATGATGCGTTCAGCAATCCAAATATTAGATAAATATTTAAATAAAAATAAGGAGAAGGAAAATGAATAA